A region from the Xenopus laevis strain J_2021 chromosome 4S, Xenopus_laevis_v10.1, whole genome shotgun sequence genome encodes:
- the serpinc1.S gene encoding antithrombin-III — translation MYLLSLLLLSLLGSAYLQPQHADICLAKPKDIPLTPMCVYRKPLEVVEAEEKEKEPAPQEQKVPDSTNPRVYELSQANAKFAIAFYKNLSDSKQNTENIFMSPLSISQAFTMAKLGACNDTLKQLMEVFRFDTISERTSDKIHYFFAKLNCRLFRKANKSSELVSVNRLFGEKSLTFNETYQDISEIVYGAKLWPVNFKDKPELSREVINNWVANKTEKRITDVIPEGVITSDTVLVLINAIYFKGLWKSKFNSENTKMEQFYPVKSSNSCSVATMYQEGTFRYGSFKDDGVQVLELPYKGDDITMVLVLPSQKTPLKIVEQNLSLDKLGNWLQKSRELQLSVHLPRFRVEDSFSVKEKLQQMGLVDLFDPNSAKLPGIIAGGRTDLYVSDAFHKAFLEVNEEGTEAAASTAVILTGRSLNLNRIIFRANRPFLVFIREVAINAILFMGRVANPCADSTKQA, via the exons atgtatttgctttcattgttgctTCTCAGCCTCCTGGGCTCAGCATACCTCCAGCCACAGCATGCTGACATATGCCTGGCAAAGCCTAAAGATATACCTCTGACTCCCATGTGTGTCTACCGGAAACCTCTGGAGGTGGTTGAAGCAGAGGAAAAGGAGAAAGAACCTGCGCCGCAAGAACAGAAGGTTCCTGATTCTACTAACCCTCGTGTATATGAGCTCTCACAGGCCAATGCTAAATTTGCCATTGCTTTCTATAAAAATCTGTCTGACTCCAAGCAAAACACTGAAAACATCTTTATGTCACCCCTGAGCATCTCTCAAGCCTTTACAATGGCAAAACTGGGTGCCTGCAATGACACGCTTAAGCAACTTATGGAG GTATTCCGCTTTGACACTATTTCAGAGAGGACTTCTGATAAAATACACTACTTCTTTGCAAAGCTCAACTGCCGGCTTTTCAGAAAAGCAAACAAGTCATCCGAACTGGTATCTGTCAACCGCCTCTTCGGTGAAAAGTCTCTGACCTTTAATGAAACCTATCAAGATATCAGTGAGATAGTTTATGGGGCTAAATTGTGGCCCGTAAATTTTAAG GATAAGCCTGAATTATCCCGTGAAGTAATTAATAACTGGGTAGCCAATAAAACAGAAAAACGAATAACTGATGTGATCCCTGAGGGCGTCATCACCTCTGACACAGTATTGGTGCTAATAAATGCCATCTACTTTAAG GGACTTTGGAAATCCAAGTTTAATTCAGAAAATACGAAAATGGAACAATTCTACCCAGTTAAAAGTTCTAACTCCTGCTCGGTTGCAACCATGTATCAAGAGGGTACATTTCGCTATGGCTCCTTTAAAGATGATGGAGTTCAGGTCCTTGAGCTGCCTTATAAAGGTGATGACATTACCATGGTGCTGGTGCTACCTTCCCAAAAGACTCCACTAAAGATAGTGGAGCAAAATCTATCACTGGACAAGCTTGGAAATTGGCTTCAAAAGTCTCGAGAATTACAGTTATCTGTTCATCTCCCTCGATTTCGAGTGGAGGATTCCTTTAGCGTCAAGGAGAAATTACAGCAAATGGGATTGGTAGATCTGTTTGATCCAAACTCAGCAAAGCTTCCAG GAATCATTGCAGGAGGAAGGACAGACTTGTATGTGTCAGATGCTTTCCATAAGGCATTTCTAGAG GTCAACGAGGAGGGTACTGAGGCAGCCGCATCCACCGCCGTGATTTTAACAGGACGTTCCTTGAACCTCAACCGGATCATATTCAGAGCAAATAGGCCCTTCCTGGTCTTTATCCGAGAAGTTGCTATAAATGCCATTTTGTTCATGGGGAGGGTAGCTAACCCCTGCGCTGATAGCACCAAGCAAGCCTGA
- the zbtb37.S gene encoding zinc finger and BTB domain-containing protein 37 translates to MEKGSNIQLEIPEYSNSVLSHLNQLRMQGRLCDIVVNVQGQSFRAHKVVLAASSPYFRDHMSLNEMSAVSLSVIKNPGVFEQLLSFCYTGRICLQIADIISYLTAASFLQMQHIIDKCTQILEGIHLKISSPESEEELSQSRPKHAERAQDAHRVTQSLSRSLSPRHSTPRSSGSRRGQVSTVLDIRELSPAEESTSPQMVEQGSDVESREPILRINRAGQWYVETGIADRGERSDDEIRVMGGMQIKTENLEEWLGPENQPSCEDGSSAEEVTAMVIDTTGHSATAQESYSLGSSGTKVSRPTSSEIDRFSPSGSMVTMTERHRAKSESPRRMEEPKQNSSQGDEAGVVGVSGYVEYLREQEVSERWFRYNPRLTCIYCAKSFNQKGSLDRHMRLHMGITPFVCRMCGKKYTRKDQLEYHIRKHTGNKPFHCHVCGKSFPFQAILNQHFRKNHPGCVPLEGPHSISPETTTVVTSRGPTGEESPCHEEAVVVAPSATVEVSYGGESAHGSVSTTGPD, encoded by the exons ATGGAGAAAGGAAGTAATATACAGCTAGAAATCCCAGAGTACAGCAACTCTGTGCTGAGCCACCTAAACCAGCTGCGAATGCAAGGCAGACTGTGTGACATTGTTGTCAATGTACAGGGACAGTCATTCCGAGCCCACAAAGTTGTTCTAGCTGCTAGCTCCCCCTATTTCCGTGACCACATGTCCCTCAATGAGATGAGTGCAGTCTCACTTTCAGTCATCAAGAATCCTGGTGTTTTCGAGCAGTTGCTTTCATTTTGCTATACAGGACGGATCTGTTTGCAGATTGCTGATATTATTAGTTATCTCACAGCTGCCAGCTTCTTGCAGATGCAACACATAATAGACAAGTGCACTCAAATACTGGAGGGCATTCACTTGAAAATTAGTTCACCAGAATCTGAGGAAGAATTAAGCCAGAGTCGACCGAAACATGCAGAGAGGGCTCAAGATGCTCATCGTGTTACCCAGAGCCTGAGCCGTTCCTTAAGTCCTAGACACAGCACTCCTCGTAGTTCGGGGAGTAGGAGGGGTCAGGTAAGCACTGTGTTGGACATTCGGGAATTGAGCCCAGCTGAAGAATCCACAAGCCCTCAGATGGTCGAGCAGGGATCTGATGTGGAAAGCAGAGAGCCTATCCTGAGAATCAACCGAGCGGGTCAGTGGTATGTGGAGACAGGGATAGCAGACCGTGGAGAACGTAGTGATGATGAAATCAGGGTGATGGGTGGAATGCAAATTAAGACTGAGAACCTTGAGGAGTGGCTGGGGCCAGAGAACCAGCCTTCTTGTGAAGATGGAAGCAGTGCAGAAGAAGTGACTGCCATGGTCATTGATACAACAGGACATAGTGCAACTGCACAGGAAAGCTACAGTTTGGGGTCATCTGGAACAAAAGTATCTAGACCAACAAGCAGTGAAATAGACAG GTTCAGCCCCTCTGGCAGCATGGTTACTATGACAGAGAGGCACAGAGCAAAGAGCGAGTCCCCAAGGAGGATGGAGGAACCAAAGCAAAACAGCTCACAG GGAGATGAAGCAGGGGTTGTTGGAGTGAGTGGATATGTTGAATACCTCCGTGAGCAAGAAGTGTCAGAGCGGTGGTTCCGCTACAACCCACGGCTGACGTGCATCTACTGTGCAAAGTCTTTTAACCAAAAGGGCAGTCTAGATCGTCATATGAGATTGCACATGGGCATCACTCCATTTGTTTGCAGGATGTGTGGGAAGAAGTATACACGAAAAGATCAGCTGGAATATCATATCCGAAAGCATACTGGAAATAAGCCCTTTCACTGCCACGTGTGTGGAAAAAGCTTCCCTTTTCAGGCCATATTAAATCAGCACTTTCGCAAAAACCATCCTGGCTGTGTTCCACTTGAGGGGCCACATAGCATTTCCCCTGAAACCACCACTGTCGTCACCTCCAGGGGTCCAACAGGAGAAGAATCTCCCTGTCATGAGGAAGCAGTGGTTGTGGCCCCTTCAGCAACAGTTGAGGTGTCATATGGAGGGGAGTCAGCTCATGGCTCTGTTTCTACAACAGGACCAGACTGA